In Halorientalis sp. LT38, a genomic segment contains:
- a CDS encoding ABC transporter ATP-binding protein codes for MAAIETTGLTRRFGDVVAVDDVHLTVAEGEAFGFLGPNGAGKSTVINMLLDYTPPTAGEARVFGLDTRRESVAIRERVGVLPDGFSLYDRLSGRRHLEFVIDARDADDDPDALLDRVGLDRAAARRNAGGYSKGMAQRLVLAMALVDDPELLILDEPSTGLDPNGIRLMRRLIREEVDRGTTVFFSSHILDQVEAVCDRVGIMNEGRLVEVASLADLREKTGLGSTLELTVDAVPQVSLADVEGVGGVTTDGRTLLISCTDPTAKARAINRVEAAGATVLDLETTNSSLEELFATITASGTDADEADGGVAEGEDSAEAAP; via the coding sequence ATGGCAGCCATCGAGACGACCGGCCTGACGCGGCGCTTCGGCGACGTGGTCGCCGTCGATGACGTGCACCTGACGGTCGCAGAGGGGGAGGCCTTCGGCTTTCTCGGGCCCAACGGCGCGGGGAAGTCGACGGTGATCAACATGCTGCTCGACTACACGCCGCCCACGGCGGGGGAGGCGCGAGTGTTCGGGCTGGACACGCGGCGGGAGTCGGTCGCGATCCGGGAGCGCGTTGGGGTGCTCCCGGACGGCTTCTCGCTGTACGACCGGCTCTCGGGCCGTCGGCACCTGGAGTTCGTGATCGACGCCAGGGACGCCGACGACGACCCGGACGCGCTCCTGGATCGGGTGGGACTCGACCGCGCGGCCGCGCGACGCAACGCCGGCGGCTACTCCAAGGGGATGGCCCAGCGCCTCGTCCTCGCGATGGCGCTCGTGGACGATCCCGAACTACTGATCCTCGACGAGCCCTCGACGGGGCTGGATCCCAACGGCATCCGGCTGATGCGCCGGCTCATCCGCGAGGAGGTCGACCGGGGCACGACCGTCTTCTTCTCCAGCCACATCCTGGATCAGGTCGAGGCGGTCTGTGACCGCGTGGGGATCATGAACGAGGGCCGACTCGTCGAGGTCGCGTCGCTCGCGGACCTCCGGGAGAAGACCGGCCTGGGCTCGACGCTCGAGTTGACCGTCGACGCCGTTCCGCAGGTCTCCCTCGCGGACGTCGAGGGGGTCGGCGGCGTCACGACCGACGGGCGCACCCTCCTGATCTCCTGCACCGATCCGACGGCCAAGGCCAGGGCCATCAACCGCGTCGAGGCCGCCGGCGCGACGGTGCTGGATCTGGAGACGACGAACTCCTCGCTCGAAGAGCTGTTCGCCACGATCACCGCGTCGGGGACGGACGCGGACGAGGCGGACGGTGGAGTCGCGGAGGGGGAGGACTCCGCGGAGGCGGCGCCATGA
- a CDS encoding S9 family peptidase, producing MHDLERYLNVRSAYGASNGPEGTVAFLMDATGTPQIWTLDEPGAWPEQRTFYDERVTFCTWSPERRELAFGMDEGGDEFTQLFRLDAEDGTIHPLTATPDAIHYWGGWSHDGDRIAFAANRRDESVFDVYVQSRTEQGEDARLVHEGDGWLALAGWSPDDDRLLVTEHASSFDKDLYVLDLDSGDLEHVTPHEGDVRYNSPAWGPEGDAIYCCTDRDSDTLRLERLDLDTLDFSVVESGGEWNVDGIALDDDTGRFAFSRNVDGYTDLTVGELTGPTEYETRPAPTLPGGIAGGVSFDPDAERFALSASSRSVNTNVYVSEFETGETGRWTEASTAGIPRDSFREPELVHYETFDGREIPAYFTLPEAGTADSADGDALPVIVDVHGGPESQRRPSFSGLTQYFLSRGYAVFEPNVRGSTGYGKAYTHLDDVEKRMDSVRDLRAGVDWLTDRPDVDPDRIVAKGGSYGGFMVLAALTEYPDLWAAGVDVVGIASFVTFLENTGAWRREHREAEYGSLAEDREFLESISPLNRADRIEAPLFVLHGANDPRVPVGEAEQIADAVADRGVPVEKLIFEDEGHGISKLENKIEAYTAVVDFLDEHV from the coding sequence ATGCACGACCTGGAGCGGTACCTCAACGTCCGCAGCGCCTACGGCGCGTCGAACGGGCCCGAGGGGACCGTCGCCTTCCTGATGGACGCGACCGGGACGCCGCAGATCTGGACGCTCGATGAACCGGGCGCCTGGCCCGAGCAACGCACCTTCTACGACGAACGAGTCACCTTCTGCACGTGGTCGCCCGAGCGCCGCGAACTCGCCTTCGGCATGGACGAGGGCGGCGACGAGTTCACCCAGCTGTTCCGCCTCGACGCCGAAGACGGGACGATCCACCCGCTCACCGCGACCCCCGACGCCATCCACTACTGGGGCGGCTGGTCCCACGACGGCGACCGGATCGCCTTCGCCGCCAACCGCCGCGACGAGTCCGTCTTCGACGTCTACGTGCAATCGCGGACCGAGCAGGGCGAGGACGCCCGGCTGGTCCACGAGGGCGACGGCTGGCTCGCGCTGGCGGGCTGGAGCCCCGACGACGACCGCCTGCTGGTCACCGAACACGCCTCCTCCTTCGACAAGGACCTCTACGTCCTCGATCTGGATTCGGGCGACCTGGAGCACGTCACGCCCCACGAGGGCGACGTGCGCTACAACAGCCCAGCGTGGGGGCCCGAAGGCGATGCGATCTACTGCTGTACCGACCGGGACAGCGACACCCTCAGACTCGAGCGGCTCGACCTGGACACCCTCGACTTCTCGGTCGTCGAATCCGGCGGTGAGTGGAACGTCGACGGGATTGCCCTCGACGACGATACCGGCCGGTTCGCCTTCTCCCGGAACGTCGACGGCTACACCGATCTGACGGTGGGCGAACTCACGGGACCGACCGAGTACGAGACCCGGCCCGCGCCGACCCTCCCGGGGGGAATCGCCGGCGGGGTCAGCTTCGACCCCGACGCGGAGCGCTTCGCCCTCTCGGCGTCGAGCCGCTCGGTCAACACGAACGTCTACGTGAGCGAATTCGAGACGGGCGAGACCGGGCGCTGGACGGAAGCGTCGACCGCGGGCATCCCCCGCGACTCGTTCCGCGAACCGGAACTGGTCCACTACGAGACCTTCGACGGCCGGGAGATTCCGGCCTATTTCACGTTGCCCGAAGCGGGAACCGCCGACTCGGCCGACGGCGACGCCCTCCCGGTCATCGTCGACGTCCACGGCGGGCCGGAGAGCCAGCGCCGGCCCTCCTTCTCGGGGCTCACGCAGTACTTCCTCTCGCGGGGCTACGCGGTCTTCGAGCCCAACGTCCGCGGATCGACGGGCTACGGGAAGGCCTACACCCACCTCGACGACGTCGAGAAGCGGATGGACTCGGTGCGGGACCTCCGGGCGGGGGTCGACTGGCTCACCGACCGCCCGGACGTCGACCCGGACCGGATCGTCGCCAAGGGCGGCTCCTACGGCGGCTTCATGGTGCTCGCTGCGCTGACGGAGTACCCCGACCTGTGGGCTGCCGGCGTCGACGTGGTCGGCATCGCCAGTTTCGTCACCTTCCTCGAGAACACCGGTGCGTGGCGGCGCGAACACCGCGAGGCCGAGTACGGCTCCCTCGCCGAGGACCGGGAGTTCCTGGAGTCGATCAGCCCCTTGAACCGGGCCGACCGGATCGAGGCGCCGCTGTTCGTCCTCCACGGGGCGAACGACCCGCGGGTACCGGTCGGCGAGGCCGAACAGATCGCGGACGCCGTCGCGGACCGGGGCGTCCCGGTCGAGAAGCTGATCTTCGAGGACGAGGGACACGGCATCTCGAAACTGGAGAACAAGATCGAGGCCTACACCGCCGTCGTCGACTTCCTCGACGAACACGTCTAG
- a CDS encoding glycosyltransferase family 4 protein — translation MRVAFVSERTVFHEPTEGRERLHRIATNLDARGHDVRVYCAQWWDGYEERIEHEGITYCGVTLTPDSAAFATRIPWVVALDRPDVIHAVPEPPTAVAAAKLASVPSRAPLVVEWFGDEDLGDSRVTSYAARAPDAVITPSELVRTTVRELGATGENTRVVPESIDASLIDDTEPVDDADIVYARELDADANVQTLLLALAELRGRDWSATIVGDGPRRAAAEEQAEDLRIDDRVTFAGNLDREERVALYRGAHTFVHTAFRENFATELLWALACGCIGIVEYQADSSAHELIETYRRSFRVTDDEELTAAIQEAAGMERLDRDPAMDRFDHEEVLERYLECYRDLREAQGLF, via the coding sequence ATGCGGGTCGCCTTCGTGTCGGAGCGGACGGTGTTCCACGAGCCCACGGAGGGCCGAGAACGCCTCCACCGGATCGCGACGAACCTCGACGCTCGCGGACACGACGTCCGCGTCTACTGCGCCCAGTGGTGGGACGGCTACGAGGAGCGGATCGAACACGAGGGCATCACCTACTGTGGGGTCACGCTGACGCCCGATAGCGCTGCCTTCGCGACGCGAATTCCGTGGGTCGTCGCGCTGGACCGGCCGGACGTGATCCACGCAGTCCCCGAACCGCCGACCGCCGTCGCGGCAGCGAAACTCGCCTCGGTCCCGTCCCGCGCCCCGCTCGTGGTCGAGTGGTTCGGCGACGAGGACCTCGGCGACTCGCGAGTGACGTCCTACGCCGCGCGAGCGCCGGACGCCGTGATCACCCCCTCCGAGTTGGTAAGGACGACCGTCCGCGAGCTGGGCGCGACCGGCGAGAACACCCGGGTCGTCCCCGAGAGCATCGACGCGTCGCTGATCGACGACACCGAACCCGTCGACGACGCGGACATCGTCTACGCGCGCGAACTGGACGCCGACGCGAACGTCCAGACGCTTTTGCTCGCGCTGGCGGAACTTCGGGGCCGAGACTGGTCGGCGACCATCGTCGGCGACGGCCCACGGCGCGCGGCCGCCGAGGAGCAGGCCGAAGACCTCCGCATCGACGACCGGGTGACCTTCGCCGGGAACCTCGACCGCGAGGAGCGGGTGGCGCTCTACCGCGGTGCGCACACGTTCGTCCACACCGCCTTCCGGGAGAACTTCGCGACCGAGCTACTGTGGGCGCTGGCCTGTGGCTGCATCGGCATCGTCGAGTACCAGGCCGACTCGAGCGCCCACGAACTCATCGAGACCTACCGCCGGAGTTTCCGCGTCACCGACGACGAGGAACTGACCGCGGCGATCCAGGAGGCCGCGGGGATGGAGCGCCTGGACCGGGACCCCGCGATGGACCGGTTCGATCACGAGGAGGTCCTGGAGCGCTACCTCGAGTGCTATCGGGACCTGCGCGAAGCACAGGGGCTGTTCTGA
- the folP gene encoding dihydropteroate synthase: MEFHDAANFLFDLRRYPPRPGIAATRDFLAHLDDPQESVRAIQVAGSNGKGSTARMTERVLREAGLDVGIYTSPHLDDVRERVRIDGHKLTESALVEFVETVEPYVTERAADGEAPTFFETLTVLALWAFDRADVDVAVLEVGIGGEHDATSVVDPVASAVTTVTLEHTDLLGDTVAEIARDKAHVAPADGPLVTGATGDARAAARDVAGDLLTVGTDSAEDCTVAYGGREGLEAAVSLEGDDWAVETNLPLLGEHQARNAGVAAELARQVTDVAPADIARGLRNAHWPGRFEVMGRDPLVVLDGAHNPGGCAAVAETLDSFDYDDLHLVVGAMSDKDHRGIAAALPEPDRVIACEPDLDRAEADDVLARAFESETDATVETRSDVAGAFETARNAAGPDDCVLVTGSLYCVAEARTAWTRPKIPKRVDSVAEAREALDRAHVTDAGAWRMGGKGVHRVLQTRVQPRQARYLKEELLSLGGECAVSGLADQDRELVDVVAMGTLAQFKRLVAKLDDQPYGLSPLADELRTALEIEGHGPESRGYPWEDGTAVMGILNVTPDSFHDGGEFDGSDEAVARAEEMVAAGADIVDVGGESTRPGADPVPAQAEIDRIVPVIERIADLDAMIAVDTRKADVARAALDAGADLLNDVSGLDDPEMRLVAAAHDVPVVVMHSLDAPVDPATEREYDDVVADVLDELTERILLAEKAGLDREQIVVDPGLGFGKSPAEDFELLGRIDEFRGLGCPILVGHSHKSLFGQIGRGPDERGAATVAGTALAAERGADIVRVHDVRENVAAVRTVAAADDHDPTGE, translated from the coding sequence ATGGAGTTCCACGACGCGGCGAACTTCTTATTCGACCTCCGGCGGTATCCGCCGCGGCCCGGTATCGCGGCCACGCGGGACTTTCTCGCCCACCTCGACGACCCCCAGGAGTCGGTCCGGGCGATCCAGGTCGCCGGCTCCAACGGGAAGGGCAGCACGGCGCGGATGACCGAACGCGTCCTCCGTGAGGCCGGCCTCGACGTCGGCATCTACACCTCTCCGCACCTCGACGACGTCCGCGAACGCGTCCGGATCGACGGCCACAAACTCACCGAATCAGCCCTGGTCGAGTTCGTCGAGACGGTCGAACCGTACGTCACCGAGCGCGCGGCCGACGGCGAGGCGCCCACCTTCTTCGAGACGCTGACGGTCCTCGCGCTCTGGGCCTTCGACCGCGCCGACGTCGACGTCGCCGTCCTCGAGGTCGGCATCGGCGGCGAACACGACGCCACGAGCGTCGTCGACCCCGTCGCCAGCGCGGTCACCACCGTCACCCTCGAACACACCGACCTGCTGGGCGACACCGTCGCCGAGATCGCGCGCGACAAGGCTCACGTCGCGCCCGCCGACGGGCCACTCGTGACGGGGGCGACCGGGGACGCCCGCGCGGCGGCCCGCGACGTCGCTGGCGACCTGCTGACCGTCGGCACCGACTCGGCCGAGGACTGTACCGTCGCCTACGGCGGCCGCGAGGGGCTGGAAGCCGCTGTTTCCCTCGAAGGCGACGACTGGGCCGTCGAGACCAACCTCCCCTTGCTGGGCGAACATCAGGCCCGCAACGCTGGCGTCGCCGCCGAACTGGCCCGGCAGGTCACCGACGTCGCGCCCGCGGATATCGCCCGGGGCCTGCGCAACGCCCACTGGCCGGGCCGCTTCGAGGTGATGGGACGGGACCCCCTCGTGGTGCTCGACGGCGCGCACAACCCCGGCGGCTGCGCGGCCGTCGCCGAGACCCTCGACTCCTTCGACTACGACGACCTCCACCTCGTCGTCGGCGCGATGAGCGACAAGGACCACCGCGGGATCGCCGCGGCGCTCCCCGAGCCCGACCGCGTGATCGCCTGCGAACCGGATCTCGACCGGGCCGAGGCCGACGACGTACTCGCGCGCGCGTTCGAGTCCGAGACCGACGCGACCGTCGAGACCCGCAGCGACGTGGCCGGTGCCTTCGAGACGGCCCGGAACGCGGCCGGCCCCGACGACTGCGTGCTCGTCACAGGCTCGCTCTACTGCGTCGCCGAGGCCCGGACCGCCTGGACGCGGCCGAAGATCCCGAAACGCGTCGACTCCGTGGCCGAGGCCCGCGAGGCGCTCGACCGCGCACACGTCACCGACGCCGGCGCCTGGCGGATGGGCGGGAAGGGCGTCCACCGCGTCCTGCAGACCCGCGTCCAGCCCCGACAGGCCCGGTACCTGAAGGAGGAACTGCTCTCGCTGGGCGGGGAGTGCGCCGTCTCCGGACTGGCAGACCAGGACCGCGAACTCGTCGACGTCGTCGCGATGGGGACGCTGGCGCAGTTCAAGCGCCTCGTCGCCAAACTCGACGACCAGCCCTACGGCCTCTCGCCGCTGGCCGACGAACTCCGGACGGCCCTGGAGATCGAAGGTCACGGGCCGGAGTCGCGGGGCTACCCCTGGGAGGACGGCACGGCCGTCATGGGCATCCTCAACGTCACGCCCGACAGCTTCCACGACGGCGGGGAGTTCGACGGGAGCGACGAGGCCGTCGCCCGCGCCGAGGAGATGGTCGCCGCCGGCGCAGACATCGTCGACGTCGGTGGGGAGTCGACCCGCCCCGGTGCGGACCCGGTCCCCGCCCAGGCCGAGATCGACCGGATCGTTCCGGTGATCGAGCGGATCGCCGATCTCGACGCGATGATCGCCGTCGACACCCGGAAGGCCGACGTCGCCCGGGCGGCCCTGGACGCGGGCGCGGACCTCCTCAACGACGTCTCGGGCCTCGACGATCCGGAGATGCGCCTGGTCGCGGCAGCGCACGACGTCCCCGTCGTCGTGATGCACAGCCTGGACGCGCCGGTCGACCCTGCCACCGAGCGAGAGTACGACGACGTGGTCGCGGACGTGCTCGACGAACTGACCGAGCGAATCCTGCTGGCCGAGAAGGCCGGTCTGGACCGGGAACAGATCGTCGTCGACCCCGGACTTGGGTTCGGCAAGTCCCCCGCGGAGGACTTCGAACTGCTGGGCCGGATCGACGAGTTCCGGGGCCTGGGCTGTCCGATCCTGGTCGGTCACTCTCACAAGTCGCTGTTCGGGCAGATCGGTCGCGGGCCCGACGAACGCGGCGCAGCGACCGTGGCGGGGACGGCCCTGGCCGCCGAGCGCGGGGCCGATATCGTCCGGGTCCACGACGTGCGGGAGAACGTGGCCGCCGTCCGGACCGTCGCGGCGGCCGACGACCACGACCCCACCGGGGAGTGA
- a CDS encoding helix-turn-helix domain-containing protein, producing MREFNIVLRAEDGTYNPLDEAIVEHPELSREAALHFDLMPDGTSVLLYHIDGDAEDLEAILAAEDSALSYDVFEVEGDGLRAHVRFAANTVLSAMIQLMDEYDLIVDPPVDIDDEGGLHMQVAGEFKKIREAAQMRPGQLDIELEEDDSGGVDRVDVTTMLTERQLEVLEVALEKGYYEIPRQATNEDIAADLDCSTSTVGEHLRKIESRIISQVGPD from the coding sequence ATGCGGGAGTTCAATATCGTCCTCCGTGCGGAGGACGGCACGTACAACCCGCTCGACGAGGCCATCGTCGAGCACCCTGAGTTGTCCCGCGAGGCCGCGCTACATTTCGACCTGATGCCGGACGGGACGAGCGTCCTGCTCTACCACATCGACGGCGACGCCGAGGACCTCGAGGCCATCCTCGCCGCGGAAGACAGTGCGCTCTCCTACGACGTGTTCGAGGTCGAGGGGGACGGCCTCCGCGCGCACGTCCGCTTCGCGGCGAACACGGTCCTGTCGGCGATGATCCAGTTGATGGACGAGTACGACCTGATCGTCGACCCGCCCGTCGATATCGACGACGAGGGCGGGCTCCACATGCAGGTCGCGGGCGAGTTCAAGAAGATCAGGGAGGCCGCCCAGATGCGGCCCGGGCAGCTCGATATCGAACTCGAAGAGGACGACTCGGGGGGCGTCGACCGCGTCGACGTCACGACCATGCTGACAGAGCGCCAGCTCGAAGTGCTCGAGGTCGCCCTCGAGAAGGGGTACTACGAGATTCCCCGCCAGGCGACCAACGAGGACATCGCCGCGGACCTGGACTGCTCGACCAGCACCGTCGGCGAACACCTCCGGAAGATCGAATCGCGCATCATCTCCCAGGTCGGCCCGGACTGA
- a CDS encoding ribonucleotide-diphosphate reductase subunit beta: protein MDASTDQIKAGRIDTDNTYYELYQKSVELGTWDAEKLMHKVGFEGDREVWNSLEDDEKEQWARLISYFIDGEHAVAQDARRIMKTVSSPWFDRSIEKEMFASALALEEAKHTQFFDLYLTNVMVDKFPQYELDTRRGGIQIPRTEACGAGKMFERQGTLQAQAADGGDPTDIARAATNYHIGVEGILARGGYFAKNRMMQEAPLTLLNKGFQFISTDEGRHITFGLEVLNELIEKEREGIPEYQGVENAIWEQAIEDIGYITDTAYFITESVGDPLNVDFSELVNRGARLAGDMMFDTLDLDAGSANEFMSASADAMEEAQGSDYEAVIEKYDHIYSQKMAGD, encoded by the coding sequence ATGGACGCCAGTACCGATCAAATCAAGGCGGGGCGGATCGACACCGACAATACGTACTACGAGTTGTATCAGAAGTCCGTCGAGTTGGGGACCTGGGACGCGGAGAAGCTGATGCACAAGGTCGGCTTCGAGGGGGACCGTGAAGTCTGGAACTCGCTCGAGGACGACGAGAAAGAGCAGTGGGCGCGGCTCATTTCGTACTTCATCGACGGCGAACACGCGGTGGCACAGGACGCGCGTCGCATCATGAAGACGGTGTCCTCGCCGTGGTTCGACCGGTCCATCGAGAAGGAGATGTTCGCCTCCGCGCTGGCGCTGGAGGAGGCAAAGCACACGCAGTTTTTCGACCTGTACCTGACGAACGTGATGGTCGACAAGTTCCCGCAGTACGAACTCGATACGCGCCGCGGGGGCATCCAGATCCCGCGGACCGAGGCCTGCGGGGCCGGGAAGATGTTCGAGCGCCAGGGGACGCTCCAGGCACAGGCCGCCGACGGCGGCGACCCGACCGACATCGCGCGTGCGGCGACGAACTACCACATCGGCGTCGAGGGCATCCTCGCCCGCGGTGGGTACTTCGCCAAGAACCGGATGATGCAGGAAGCGCCGCTGACGCTGCTCAACAAGGGCTTCCAGTTCATCAGCACCGACGAAGGCCGACACATTACCTTCGGCCTCGAAGTGCTGAACGAACTCATCGAGAAGGAGCGAGAGGGGATCCCGGAGTACCAGGGCGTCGAGAACGCCATCTGGGAGCAGGCCATCGAGGACATCGGCTACATCACCGACACGGCGTACTTCATCACCGAGTCGGTGGGTGACCCGCTCAACGTGGACTTCTCCGAACTGGTCAACCGCGGTGCGCGCCTGGCCGGCGACATGATGTTCGACACGCTCGACCTGGACGCCGGGAGCGCGAACGAGTTCATGAGCGCCTCCGCCGACGCGATGGAGGAGGCACAGGGCAGCGACTACGAAGCGGTCATCGAGAAATACGACCACATCTACTCGCAGAAGATGGCGGGTGACTGA
- a CDS encoding 2Fe-2S iron-sulfur cluster-binding protein translates to MSGRADTPDEAAPEPATDGGEYEVDLVHEGEEITLSVDEDQYILDAAEEAGLELPYSCRMGQCTSCVGTVQEGEIDQSEGAALDPSQEEDGFALLCVAYPESDCSVETDTQSDLFGGDIL, encoded by the coding sequence ATGAGCGGACGCGCAGACACGCCGGACGAGGCTGCGCCCGAGCCCGCCACCGACGGTGGCGAGTACGAGGTCGACCTCGTCCACGAGGGCGAGGAGATCACGCTCAGCGTCGACGAGGACCAGTACATCCTCGACGCCGCCGAGGAGGCGGGCCTGGAACTGCCCTACTCCTGCCGGATGGGCCAGTGCACCTCTTGCGTCGGAACGGTTCAGGAGGGCGAGATCGACCAGAGCGAGGGCGCAGCCCTCGACCCCTCCCAGGAGGAAGACGGGTTCGCACTGCTCTGTGTCGCCTACCCCGAATCGGACTGCAGCGTCGAGACCGACACGCAGAGCGACCTGTTCGGCGGCGACATCCTCTAG
- a CDS encoding SCP2 sterol-binding domain-containing protein: MSTQGQQFELDDYFPTTAWLDRYQQALDDSEELEETGAGWGVDWNGDFVFEMENLPIEERTVNDLPEEVWEALEQGITQLPEDTLETVLEDAPEDVREGIESREGPLPERAAAELLETSVSEAPEKVWPGLRRVMPDIMDDLLDELEENVTDDGTVYAWIGLEDGGCYDTATMRSLDERDYGFVLTGDFDEWVDLVSGDLDVVEAIMSGKLELDGDMQKILQYSDAALSMTDVASGLDKRFLF; this comes from the coding sequence ATGAGTACACAGGGACAGCAGTTCGAACTCGACGATTACTTCCCGACCACGGCATGGCTCGACAGGTACCAACAGGCGCTCGACGACAGCGAGGAGCTGGAGGAGACCGGCGCCGGTTGGGGCGTCGACTGGAACGGGGACTTCGTCTTCGAGATGGAGAACCTGCCGATCGAGGAGCGGACGGTGAACGACCTGCCCGAGGAGGTGTGGGAGGCCCTCGAACAGGGGATCACCCAGCTCCCGGAGGACACGCTCGAGACCGTCCTCGAGGACGCTCCGGAGGACGTCCGCGAGGGGATCGAGTCACGCGAGGGGCCGCTGCCCGAGCGCGCAGCCGCTGAGTTGCTCGAGACGAGCGTCTCGGAGGCGCCCGAGAAGGTCTGGCCGGGACTCCGCCGGGTCATGCCGGACATCATGGACGACCTGCTCGACGAACTCGAGGAGAACGTCACCGACGACGGCACCGTCTACGCCTGGATCGGCCTCGAAGACGGGGGCTGTTACGACACGGCGACCATGCGGAGCCTGGACGAACGCGACTACGGGTTCGTCCTGACCGGTGACTTCGACGAGTGGGTCGACCTGGTCAGCGGCGACCTGGACGTCGTCGAAGCGATCATGTCCGGCAAACTGGAACTGGACGGGGACATGCAGAAGATCCTCCAGTACTCCGACGCCGCCCTGTCGATGACCGACGTGGCCAGCGGCCTGGACAAGCGGTTCCTGTTCTGA
- a CDS encoding SCP2 sterol-binding domain-containing protein: protein MTDELITRVEATLDKDEAQLKEDLPDLLDDIEGQEEELISENPDLFAQVIGRMGDIDIAAFYEDEPEAGDQFQDLLWTGVNMLVEENPEIKDQIAADITANFEADDCPMEGHLDVDAGEETITGGSGTVSDADLTLSGPADTLTGLITGGIDPVQGFMQQQYELDGSVQKGTQLASVMGEITDNVPS, encoded by the coding sequence ATGACAGACGAACTCATCACACGCGTCGAAGCAACGCTCGACAAGGACGAAGCACAGCTCAAGGAGGACCTGCCGGACCTGCTCGACGACATCGAGGGTCAGGAAGAGGAGCTCATCAGCGAGAACCCGGACCTGTTCGCACAGGTCATCGGCCGCATGGGCGACATCGACATCGCGGCCTTCTACGAGGACGAGCCCGAAGCGGGAGACCAGTTCCAGGACCTGCTCTGGACGGGCGTCAACATGCTCGTCGAGGAGAACCCCGAGATCAAAGACCAGATCGCCGCGGACATCACGGCGAACTTCGAGGCCGACGACTGCCCGATGGAGGGCCACCTCGACGTGGACGCCGGCGAGGAGACGATCACGGGCGGCTCCGGGACCGTCTCGGACGCCGACCTGACGCTCTCGGGTCCCGCCGACACGCTGACGGGCCTCATCACCGGCGGCATCGACCCGGTGCAGGGCTTCATGCAGCAGCAGTACGAGCTCGACGGCTCGGTCCAGAAGGGCACCCAGCTCGCCTCCGTCATGGGCGAGATCACGGACAACGTCCCGAGCTGA